One part of the Vibrio hyugaensis genome encodes these proteins:
- a CDS encoding SRPBCC family protein: MLSYHVSKIIEIEKTQSEIVDYLKDFKNWPEWSPWLILEPDCELTYSDEQGQVGSGYQWNGKRVGTGAMVLESTQEHRLDMELHFFRPFKSHAKVTLIVTPSEKGSAVEWQMQSSVPWFLFFLKGMFKSMIEMDYERGLRMLKRQLETGTVLSELVEVGSRRQNEINYIGLTGSGVMNDLGPIIQDHIERLFDLVEKEKLPVTGELFCYYFSMDMKRGYFEFITCLPVKAGVAAMGGFVAGTIPASDTFVVEHKGEYWFLGNAWSMAMSVTRHDGVKVKNKPLGIERYLNSPHDTEQAELRTEVILFKK; this comes from the coding sequence ATGCTTTCGTATCACGTCAGTAAGATCATTGAAATTGAAAAGACGCAGAGCGAGATTGTTGATTACCTCAAAGATTTTAAGAATTGGCCGGAATGGTCTCCTTGGCTCATTTTAGAGCCGGATTGCGAGCTGACTTACAGTGATGAGCAAGGACAAGTCGGATCTGGCTATCAGTGGAACGGGAAGCGTGTCGGTACTGGGGCAATGGTCTTAGAGAGCACACAAGAACATCGTTTAGATATGGAATTGCACTTTTTCCGCCCTTTTAAAAGTCATGCGAAAGTGACGTTAATCGTCACACCATCGGAGAAAGGATCTGCGGTGGAATGGCAGATGCAATCGAGCGTGCCGTGGTTTTTATTCTTCTTGAAAGGCATGTTTAAAAGCATGATTGAGATGGACTATGAACGTGGACTGCGCATGCTGAAGCGCCAATTAGAGACCGGTACTGTCTTATCTGAATTGGTCGAAGTCGGTAGCCGTCGGCAAAATGAAATTAACTACATTGGCTTAACGGGTTCAGGTGTGATGAATGATCTGGGACCAATCATACAAGATCACATTGAACGATTATTTGACCTCGTAGAAAAAGAGAAACTACCTGTGACCGGGGAGCTCTTTTGTTATTACTTCTCCATGGACATGAAGCGTGGATACTTTGAATTTATTACTTGTTTACCAGTTAAAGCTGGCGTTGCCGCGATGGGGGGTTTTGTTGCTGGAACCATTCCTGCCAGTGACACCTTTGTCGTGGAGCATAAAGGTGAATATTGGTTTCTGGGTAATGCGTGGTCGATGGCGATGAGTGTGACCCGACATGATGGTGTTAAAGTGAAAAACAAACCTTTGGGTATTGAACGCTACTTAAACAGTCCGCATGATACGGAGCAGGCTGAGCTGCGCACTGAGGTTATCTTATTTAAGAAATGA
- a CDS encoding DUF5666 domain-containing protein, translating to MRKITLPLMMLFGACASASSFAATQSDATPERLESFECTGLVNSYNADSRTFVLACQNEHGPDFQTKTVVIDNNTQIDGVQEANLDGATIEVDGVVINNQNIAREIELSND from the coding sequence ATGCGTAAAATAACACTACCTCTAATGATGCTTTTTGGTGCTTGTGCTTCAGCCAGCAGCTTTGCTGCAACACAGAGTGATGCAACTCCAGAGCGACTAGAATCGTTTGAGTGCACCGGCTTAGTGAACAGTTACAACGCGGATTCCCGAACTTTTGTTCTGGCCTGCCAAAATGAACATGGCCCGGATTTCCAAACCAAAACCGTCGTGATTGATAACAATACTCAGATTGACGGCGTACAAGAGGCCAATCTAGACGGGGCGACCATCGAAGTCGATGGTGTGGTAATTAACAATCAAAATATCGCAAGAGAAATTGAGCTCTCAAACGACTAA
- a CDS encoding sensor histidine kinase, producing the protein MDKATDSNHKEYPSIYRKIRWGFGLMTFAMFTLFWSLIYVAENKLEVLSLHHWLDTEVALYKENYKKQGWDAPLPNVMEFDSYWSKAPTPDWLLSFKFPGFYEYLLGEEDKHFVVFEHPSGEGLMYIVFQDDSDDYLDEYESSLHQFTFFLGGLFSIIMVGYGVYMVRILSRPLAKIEGKIGCMPPDQPAFEVDTKFSETRHIEQTLLDSKNNIAGYFRREQEFSRFASHELRTPIMVIKGSADILSRVPDQPRVAQKAIARLQSAGEEMRVLTEAFLLLGKENVEPQHYGDHALITCLNQQLEELAPLFAKQGAEYQLKEMDSGVVHAPASFITIVINNLIKNAFSYSVGDIEIELNGTQLVVVNRHDGNETYNAGYGCGLVIVQRICERMNWPFELEDDGARFTAKIDFVS; encoded by the coding sequence ATGGACAAGGCTACCGACTCAAACCATAAAGAATACCCAAGCATCTATCGCAAAATTCGTTGGGGTTTTGGCCTTATGACGTTTGCGATGTTCACGTTGTTTTGGTCATTAATCTACGTTGCTGAAAACAAACTGGAAGTATTGAGCCTACATCACTGGCTCGATACTGAAGTGGCGCTTTACAAAGAGAATTACAAAAAGCAGGGTTGGGATGCCCCTTTGCCAAATGTGATGGAGTTCGATTCCTACTGGAGCAAGGCACCGACACCTGATTGGCTGCTGTCGTTTAAGTTTCCAGGCTTCTATGAATACCTATTAGGTGAAGAGGATAAGCACTTTGTTGTCTTCGAGCACCCATCTGGTGAGGGATTGATGTACATCGTCTTTCAAGATGATTCCGATGATTATCTGGATGAGTACGAAAGCTCGTTGCATCAGTTTACTTTTTTCTTGGGTGGCTTGTTTTCCATCATCATGGTTGGCTACGGTGTTTACATGGTGCGAATTCTTTCTCGTCCACTGGCGAAAATTGAAGGCAAAATCGGCTGTATGCCGCCAGACCAACCCGCGTTTGAAGTCGATACTAAGTTCAGTGAAACACGACATATTGAGCAAACTTTGCTGGACAGTAAAAACAACATCGCAGGTTACTTCCGACGAGAGCAAGAATTTAGCCGATTTGCGTCTCATGAGCTTCGAACACCAATCATGGTGATCAAAGGTTCCGCTGATATTTTAAGCCGAGTGCCAGATCAACCTCGTGTGGCACAAAAAGCCATTGCACGTTTGCAGTCGGCTGGTGAAGAGATGCGAGTTCTCACGGAAGCGTTCCTGTTGTTGGGGAAAGAAAACGTCGAGCCACAGCATTACGGTGACCATGCTTTGATCACTTGTCTAAATCAGCAGTTGGAAGAACTTGCTCCTTTGTTTGCTAAACAAGGGGCAGAGTATCAGTTAAAAGAAATGGATAGCGGTGTGGTGCATGCGCCTGCAAGTTTTATCACCATCGTGATTAATAACCTGATTAAGAATGCATTCAGCTACAGCGTCGGTGACATCGAGATTGAACTGAATGGCACTCAATTGGTGGTTGTGAATCGCCATGATGGTAATGAGACTTACAATGCCGGTTATGGTTGTGGCTTAGTGATTGTGCAACGCATCTGTGAGCGCATGAATTGGCCATTTGAATTAGAGGATGATGGCGCAAGGTTTACGGCCAAAATCGACTTTGTTTCCTAA
- a CDS encoding DUF5666 domain-containing protein has product MKKLALVATVGMALSGCGGSGDGGGSSPQPAAKPSSAIGTVESVNEAKSTITVNGYTYHVSEVMYGSTETNLGAVQPNMMVQVGSGTEKSAEDPVVVTLEPTMTGTVTAIDHINKTFTVNGVELHFEGLSDEIDQGDWVMVSSLPTADAGYKVLSVVKFDFNYTGPDEIEGRISSIDINNSTFKLGANVTVSYNRVDGLNVGEWVEAEGSMQGDVFVATDVEVENYDSLVGDNDVEGIVTWVANDYSQFSLNYRGNFVVDNATRFEDGTKTDLKQGQEVEVTSVMKNGVRTATEVEIDGPDFGGDHDSNWQGKEFECEGVVSNYNVNTETFQVSRCENDADQVMSNNTVVIDAQTRFEGLEKHNLNGTKVEVEGVIINNQNVAREVEAEGHDD; this is encoded by the coding sequence ATGAAAAAATTAGCGCTTGTAGCCACAGTGGGCATGGCATTATCGGGTTGTGGTGGGTCTGGTGACGGTGGTGGCTCTTCACCTCAACCGGCAGCAAAACCTAGCTCTGCGATTGGTACGGTTGAATCGGTCAACGAAGCGAAAAGCACCATTACGGTAAATGGCTACACCTACCACGTTTCTGAAGTCATGTATGGTTCAACAGAAACGAATCTTGGTGCCGTTCAACCAAACATGATGGTTCAAGTCGGCTCTGGTACAGAAAAATCAGCAGAAGATCCTGTTGTTGTTACGCTTGAGCCGACCATGACTGGCACGGTGACTGCGATTGACCACATCAACAAAACGTTCACGGTAAACGGTGTTGAACTTCATTTTGAAGGTTTGAGTGATGAAATCGACCAAGGCGATTGGGTCATGGTGTCTTCACTACCAACCGCTGATGCTGGCTACAAAGTGCTATCCGTTGTGAAGTTTGACTTCAACTACACTGGCCCTGATGAAATTGAAGGTCGAATTTCAAGCATCGACATCAACAACAGCACATTCAAATTGGGTGCAAACGTCACGGTCTCTTACAACCGTGTAGATGGTTTGAATGTTGGTGAATGGGTTGAAGCAGAAGGCTCAATGCAAGGCGATGTGTTCGTAGCAACAGACGTTGAAGTAGAAAACTACGATAGCTTAGTTGGTGATAACGACGTAGAAGGCATTGTTACTTGGGTGGCAAATGACTACAGCCAATTCTCACTAAACTACCGTGGTAACTTCGTTGTCGATAATGCTACCCGCTTTGAAGACGGTACTAAAACCGACTTGAAACAAGGCCAAGAAGTTGAAGTAACGTCCGTAATGAAAAATGGCGTTCGCACGGCCACCGAAGTAGAAATCGACGGCCCAGATTTTGGTGGTGACCACGACAGCAACTGGCAAGGTAAAGAGTTTGAATGTGAAGGTGTGGTATCAAACTACAACGTAAACACGGAAACATTCCAAGTTTCACGTTGTGAAAATGATGCTGACCAAGTCATGTCCAACAACACCGTTGTAATTGACGCTCAAACTCGCTTTGAGGGCCTAGAAAAGCACAACCTAAACGGCACTAAAGTAGAAGTTGAAGGTGTGATCATCAACAACCAAAACGTGGCTCGTGAAGTAGAAGCAGAAGGTCACGACGACTAA
- a CDS encoding copper chaperone PCu(A)C → MLKTMKTTAFALIALLASPLSLAHEYEAGKIHIDHPWSREAPPNAPVIGGFFQLSNLGDADDALIAASTPIADRVEIHTHTKEDGMMKMIKIDEVMVEPQQKVEFKPGSFHLMIFNPTQTLKEGDRFPVTLTFKKAGKVEVEMAVEKKDHVEKHMHHH, encoded by the coding sequence ATGCTTAAAACAATGAAAACCACTGCCTTCGCTCTTATTGCTCTACTAGCGAGCCCACTGAGCCTTGCTCACGAATACGAAGCAGGCAAGATTCACATCGATCATCCTTGGAGCCGTGAAGCGCCACCAAATGCGCCTGTGATTGGCGGTTTCTTCCAGTTAAGTAATCTAGGAGATGCCGATGACGCGCTGATTGCAGCTTCAACGCCGATTGCTGACCGTGTTGAGATTCATACTCACACCAAAGAAGACGGCATGATGAAGATGATTAAGATCGATGAAGTAATGGTAGAACCGCAACAAAAAGTTGAATTTAAACCAGGTAGCTTTCACTTGATGATCTTCAATCCAACACAAACGCTAAAAGAAGGCGACCGTTTCCCTGTGACGTTAACGTTCAAAAAAGCAGGTAAAGTGGAAGTCGAAATGGCGGTGGAGAAGAAGGATCACGTAGAGAAGCACATGCACCACCATTAA
- a CDS encoding S8 family peptidase, with translation METRINRLFAAMLAVGISPAVSAYDPLYSEQWHLNNTGQTAFAANPAVAGNDLNTKLTQAMGIAGVGVKVAVIDSGVQIDHPDLAGNVVTGSRNFVEDSSFPADYPVDANGHGTAVAGLISAVGNNGEGVRGVASRSSLMGFNWLANQTLEGWLISHGADASTSDVRVFNQSYGFSPLTPIPFDENDPQFKLEIDVMKDVSESNAWGRGAVFVKSAGNGYRYFNTGRFFVLPGDFFAGGGNKGLPMHNSQQSYDNASYYNLVTSALRADGTRASYSSVGTNVWVAAPAGEYGQDFPAMVTTDLMGCEEGQNTSADLGINGLHGGTEQDPNCNYTSTMNGTSSAAPNTSGAIAAIMSTNHALSARDVRALLAETASVTDKDHPGVALEFVNNQGEVVSYEAISPWQKNAAGVDFHSFYGFGAVNLDEAMKRARMTNNVLPAQVITPWANNATKVSVPDASLTGGSSAIAITEDVTVESVQVKLTLEHSRLPDLAIELISPSGTRSVLQTPRNGLVGQSLDPTVAGYENQLMLSNQFYGENAKGEWTLRAIDTNGDEVFSFIAYFNSSAIYDVPMANNAQPGVIKNWSMRIFGH, from the coding sequence ATGGAAACACGCATTAATCGCCTATTCGCCGCGATGTTGGCAGTAGGTATTTCTCCTGCCGTCTCGGCATACGATCCGCTCTATTCAGAGCAATGGCACCTCAACAACACAGGCCAAACTGCATTCGCAGCCAACCCTGCGGTTGCGGGTAACGATCTAAACACCAAACTGACACAAGCAATGGGTATTGCAGGTGTCGGTGTGAAAGTTGCCGTTATCGACTCTGGTGTTCAAATCGATCACCCAGACCTTGCAGGTAACGTAGTCACAGGCAGCAGAAACTTTGTTGAAGACTCTTCATTCCCAGCCGACTACCCAGTCGATGCAAATGGTCACGGTACTGCCGTTGCCGGTTTGATCAGTGCGGTCGGTAATAACGGTGAAGGCGTTCGCGGTGTCGCTTCTCGCTCTTCTTTGATGGGCTTTAACTGGCTCGCTAACCAAACGCTTGAAGGTTGGTTAATCTCTCACGGTGCAGATGCTTCCACCAGCGACGTGCGCGTATTCAACCAGAGTTATGGCTTTAGCCCACTTACCCCTATTCCATTCGACGAGAACGATCCTCAGTTCAAACTCGAAATAGATGTCATGAAAGATGTGAGTGAAAGTAACGCATGGGGCCGTGGAGCGGTCTTCGTTAAGTCTGCTGGTAACGGTTATCGTTACTTCAATACTGGCCGATTCTTTGTGCTTCCAGGCGATTTCTTCGCTGGCGGTGGTAACAAAGGCTTACCAATGCACAACTCACAGCAGTCTTATGACAACGCAAGTTACTACAACCTAGTCACCAGTGCATTACGTGCCGATGGTACACGTGCAAGTTACTCGTCTGTAGGTACAAACGTTTGGGTTGCTGCGCCAGCGGGTGAATACGGTCAAGACTTTCCAGCAATGGTAACAACGGACTTAATGGGCTGTGAAGAAGGTCAAAACACCAGCGCAGATTTGGGTATTAATGGCTTGCATGGCGGTACAGAGCAAGATCCAAACTGTAACTACACCAGTACGATGAATGGTACGTCTTCTGCTGCGCCAAACACCTCTGGTGCGATTGCAGCAATCATGTCGACCAACCACGCGTTATCGGCTCGTGATGTTCGTGCTCTTCTTGCAGAAACAGCAAGTGTCACAGACAAAGATCACCCAGGTGTTGCACTTGAATTTGTCAACAACCAAGGTGAAGTTGTCAGTTATGAAGCTATTTCACCATGGCAGAAAAACGCAGCGGGCGTTGATTTCCATTCCTTCTATGGTTTTGGTGCCGTTAACCTAGATGAAGCAATGAAGCGTGCACGTATGACAAACAACGTTCTACCTGCACAGGTAATTACACCATGGGCAAACAATGCAACTAAAGTGAGCGTTCCAGATGCAAGCTTAACGGGCGGCTCTTCTGCTATCGCTATCACTGAAGACGTAACGGTTGAGTCTGTTCAAGTGAAACTCACGCTAGAACACTCACGCCTACCAGATTTGGCAATTGAACTAATTTCTCCATCAGGTACGCGTTCTGTTCTACAAACGCCTCGCAACGGTCTTGTTGGTCAATCACTTGATCCAACAGTGGCAGGTTACGAAAACCAACTAATGCTGTCGAACCAGTTCTACGGTGAGAATGCGAAAGGCGAATGGACGCTACGTGCGATCGATACCAATGGTGATGAAGTATTCTCATTCATTGCATATTTCAACTCTTCTGCTATCTATGATGTACCGATGGCAAACAACGCACAACCAGGGGTTATCAAAAACTGGTCTATGCGTATCTTCGGTCACTAA
- a CDS encoding alkaline phosphatase produces the protein MKLKTPLITACLFASPAFASEAPKNIIYMIGDGMGPAFTSAYRYYHDDPATKEIEPTVFDSILVGMAKTYPDDVTYVTDSAASATALSSGIKSYNGAVAVDANKKPVKTMLEMAKEQGMTTGLVATSQINHATPASFAAHNESRRNYDEIANDYIDNKVDDQLPVDLLLGGGVRYFEREDRNLVEEFKQQGYQYITDFKDLPALQTLPALGLFADKAFPFALDENPTRLAEMTNKALSLLQRRDNGFFVMIEGSQIDWCGHANDIACAMAEMDDFAKSIELAKAYVDAHPDTLLVVTADHSTGGLTIGANGQYQWDTEAIKGVHQTAWPLAMSLAQSHDMIKTWNASVDWELSKEQGRQLAYAKLSEEPAKALYKEVKDIINKKSFTGWTTKGHTAVDVQVFAYGKGADKFVGSQNNTDIAKKLIGFIQ, from the coding sequence ATGAAACTGAAAACCCCTCTAATAACTGCCTGCTTATTTGCCAGTCCTGCCTTTGCCAGCGAGGCGCCTAAAAACATCATCTATATGATTGGTGATGGGATGGGACCTGCCTTTACCTCTGCGTACCGTTATTATCATGATGACCCAGCCACAAAAGAGATTGAGCCGACAGTGTTTGACTCCATCTTAGTTGGTATGGCAAAGACGTATCCTGATGACGTCACCTATGTTACTGACAGTGCAGCGAGCGCGACGGCACTGAGCAGTGGCATTAAGAGTTATAACGGTGCTGTGGCGGTCGATGCAAACAAAAAGCCTGTAAAAACCATGCTTGAGATGGCAAAAGAGCAGGGAATGACGACTGGATTAGTTGCAACGTCACAAATTAATCACGCCACGCCAGCGAGCTTTGCGGCTCATAACGAATCACGTCGAAACTATGATGAAATTGCCAATGATTACATTGATAACAAAGTCGATGATCAGCTACCGGTTGATTTATTGCTTGGCGGCGGCGTGCGTTATTTTGAACGTGAAGATCGCAACTTGGTTGAAGAATTTAAACAACAAGGTTATCAGTACATTACCGATTTCAAAGACCTTCCTGCATTGCAAACTTTACCTGCGTTAGGTCTGTTCGCAGATAAGGCATTTCCATTTGCGCTTGATGAGAATCCCACTCGTCTAGCGGAAATGACCAACAAAGCTCTCTCACTGTTGCAACGACGAGATAACGGTTTTTTCGTTATGATTGAAGGCAGTCAAATTGATTGGTGTGGCCACGCGAACGACATTGCGTGCGCGATGGCAGAAATGGATGATTTTGCTAAATCGATTGAATTGGCGAAAGCTTATGTCGATGCGCATCCAGACACTTTGTTGGTGGTGACGGCTGACCACTCCACAGGCGGTTTAACCATCGGTGCAAATGGACAATACCAATGGGATACCGAGGCGATCAAAGGAGTTCATCAAACGGCATGGCCATTAGCGATGTCATTAGCGCAGTCTCACGATATGATCAAAACATGGAATGCTTCTGTGGATTGGGAATTGTCGAAAGAGCAAGGTAGACAACTCGCTTATGCGAAATTAAGTGAAGAACCAGCGAAAGCGCTTTATAAAGAAGTGAAAGACATCATCAACAAGAAGAGTTTTACTGGTTGGACGACGAAGGGCCATACCGCTGTTGATGTTCAAGTGTTCGCTTACGGGAAAGGGGCTGATAAGTTTGTGGGCTCACAGAACAATACCGATATTGCCAAGAAGTTGATCGGGTTTATTCAATAA
- a CDS encoding response regulator transcription factor, protein MKILIVDDNHNVSETIADYLELEGMTIDCAYHGEAALNLIQENHYDVIIMDIMMPKLDGISTVQKLRQEYLCGTPILFLTAKDTLDDKIAAFQAGGDDYLMKPFAMQELSLRVHALANRGPRQDIGTLKFADISLDVRTDQVTRMGKVLKLSRIQTKILKLLLKRAPASVSRTEVIEDVWGDEPPGSDALRSHIYGLRTALDKGFDDSILETIHGQGYRLKP, encoded by the coding sequence ATGAAAATATTAATTGTCGATGATAATCACAATGTTTCAGAAACTATTGCCGACTATCTGGAATTGGAAGGGATGACGATAGATTGCGCTTACCATGGAGAGGCTGCGCTAAATTTAATTCAAGAAAATCATTATGATGTGATCATAATGGACATCATGATGCCGAAACTTGATGGCATCAGTACCGTCCAAAAACTGCGTCAAGAATACCTATGTGGTACACCGATATTGTTCTTAACCGCCAAAGATACGTTAGACGACAAAATCGCAGCGTTTCAAGCGGGTGGTGATGACTATTTGATGAAGCCATTTGCAATGCAAGAGCTCAGCCTGCGTGTGCATGCCTTGGCGAACCGTGGTCCAAGGCAAGACATCGGAACACTCAAATTTGCCGACATCAGTTTGGATGTGCGTACCGACCAAGTCACGCGCATGGGTAAAGTGCTAAAGCTGAGTCGTATTCAAACCAAAATTCTAAAGCTATTGTTGAAGCGTGCACCAGCTTCGGTGTCTCGAACCGAAGTGATTGAAGATGTGTGGGGAGACGAGCCTCCTGGCAGTGACGCATTGCGTAGCCATATTTATGGGCTAAGAACTGCACTCGACAAGGGTTTTGATGATTCCATATTAGAGACCATTCATGGACAAGGCTACCGACTCAAACCATAA
- a CDS encoding tetratricopeptide repeat-containing diguanylate cyclase, producing the protein MPLPLKTLRFLFPIVFSVLCSLPSFAADVPKKESYLKQHLAAADYPMLEFYFDSIGKPRSIKSSDLSLPPSASPDSQALYYFARIYLERYEGVPLPKLPNLVEFGKKHKLPWVIAEAKLNRAVELVEADEVWQGELLLHEVINTAREIGYDSLQGRAYRWLGNAEVQRAQVQTGLRHYRTAYDLLEHSEFEIQIAMTLNNIASLYMELSDWKRAKSYLDQAIEGYLNSDKHYDNSLFLAIMYANMSVIYFGMEEYLESEHYFEQAAKLSMETGSIRIKHNSVSNLSQLLSTLGKIDESLELAEACLALPNPQNLKTIKAACYEAYAEAYLANNQFDQAILNAKMALDSLNESASAETKQKMDLLLVMVRANQELKKFEAAFDYLGQLRSLERNFSSHVHGEEMINIKLDLEAKLAQKELTLLEAKNALQASELESQRYREIFYFCVVAAIGFWLFRYIRQMNKINEELTQQNTTDPLTKVHNRRYLPSWLENMARRNPNRKFALAVIDIDHFKSFNDQYGHDLGDKMLIHVATILNEATRSGDLLVRWGGEEFVLLFEIGHANDCAKTLERLRLAVENDKLEVDSQSLNATISLGAVNELSAQSIKQEWDKWFFAADQALYDAKQAGRNQHKIHSTS; encoded by the coding sequence ATGCCTTTACCGTTAAAAACGCTACGATTCCTTTTTCCTATTGTATTTAGTGTGCTGTGTTCATTGCCCAGCTTTGCTGCTGACGTACCCAAAAAGGAAAGCTACCTAAAACAACATCTTGCTGCCGCAGATTATCCAATGCTGGAGTTTTACTTTGACTCCATTGGTAAACCCCGCTCAATTAAATCTAGCGATCTTTCGCTGCCACCTAGCGCCTCACCAGATTCTCAAGCGTTGTACTACTTCGCCCGTATCTATTTAGAACGTTATGAAGGTGTGCCTTTACCTAAACTCCCTAACCTTGTGGAGTTTGGTAAAAAGCACAAACTGCCTTGGGTTATTGCAGAAGCCAAGCTTAATCGAGCAGTAGAATTGGTCGAAGCTGACGAAGTATGGCAAGGAGAACTTCTATTGCATGAAGTGATCAACACAGCACGTGAAATCGGCTACGACTCCTTGCAGGGCCGTGCGTATCGCTGGCTTGGTAATGCTGAAGTACAACGCGCTCAAGTGCAAACAGGCCTAAGACACTATCGCACCGCTTACGATCTGCTTGAACACTCCGAATTTGAAATTCAAATCGCGATGACGCTCAACAATATCGCCTCTCTTTATATGGAACTATCCGATTGGAAACGCGCCAAAAGCTACTTGGATCAAGCGATCGAAGGGTACTTGAACAGCGATAAGCACTACGACAATAGTTTGTTCCTTGCGATTATGTACGCGAACATGAGCGTGATTTATTTTGGGATGGAAGAATATCTCGAGTCTGAACACTATTTTGAACAAGCCGCTAAACTGTCGATGGAAACAGGCTCGATAAGAATCAAACACAATTCGGTATCCAACCTATCCCAGCTTTTAAGTACCCTTGGCAAGATAGATGAGTCTTTAGAGTTAGCAGAAGCCTGCTTAGCCCTGCCAAACCCTCAAAATCTAAAGACTATTAAAGCGGCTTGTTATGAGGCGTATGCCGAGGCCTACCTCGCAAACAACCAATTTGATCAAGCGATATTGAACGCGAAGATGGCACTCGATAGCTTGAATGAATCGGCTAGCGCAGAAACCAAACAAAAAATGGATCTTCTGCTTGTCATGGTTCGAGCAAACCAAGAGCTGAAGAAATTTGAAGCAGCGTTTGATTACTTGGGGCAGTTGCGTAGTTTGGAACGTAATTTTTCTAGCCATGTCCACGGTGAGGAGATGATCAATATCAAGCTCGACCTTGAGGCGAAGTTGGCGCAAAAAGAGCTTACCCTGCTTGAAGCGAAGAATGCCTTGCAAGCGTCTGAGCTTGAATCACAGCGTTACCGTGAAATCTTCTATTTCTGTGTGGTCGCAGCGATCGGTTTTTGGTTATTCCGCTACATCCGCCAGATGAATAAGATCAACGAAGAGTTGACACAACAAAACACAACCGACCCGCTAACTAAAGTTCATAACCGCCGCTATCTTCCGAGTTGGTTGGAAAATATGGCACGTCGTAATCCAAATAGAAAGTTTGCTTTGGCGGTCATCGATATCGACCATTTCAAATCGTTCAATGATCAATACGGGCACGATTTGGGCGATAAAATGCTGATACACGTTGCCACAATCTTGAACGAGGCAACTCGCTCTGGCGACCTTTTGGTTCGTTGGGGTGGTGAGGAGTTTGTCCTTCTATTTGAAATTGGTCACGCGAATGATTGCGCAAAAACGTTGGAACGTTTGAGACTTGCAGTTGAAAACGACAAGCTAGAGGTTGACTCACAATCGCTAAACGCCACAATCTCTCTCGGCGCGGTCAACGAGTTAAGCGCTCAATCGATCAAACAAGAGTGGGATAAGTGGTTCTTTGCCGCGGACCAAGCTCTTTACGATGCCAAACAAGCTGGACGTAACCAGCACAAAATTCACTCGACGTCATAG